One genomic window of Magnolia sinica isolate HGM2019 chromosome 3, MsV1, whole genome shotgun sequence includes the following:
- the LOC131240962 gene encoding G-type lectin S-receptor-like serine/threonine-protein kinase SD2-5 — MPRRFSYEDLRTATKDFKEKLGEGGFGSVFKGILEDGTKIAVKQLENIGQGMKEFLAEVETIGNIHHFNLVRLIGFCAERSHQLLVYEYMSNGSLDSWIFDRNKNQVLDWLTRKKIILDIAKGLAYLHEECRQRIVHLDIKPQNILLDDNFNAKVSDFGLSKLMDRDQSQVQTTMRGTPGYLAPEWKQLRVTLKVDIYSFGIVVLEIVCGRKNLDRYRSEQSKHLLRLLQEKGEENRLIDIIDGSSVDMQLHREEAMKMIRLAAWCLQDDHTRRPLMSVVVKVLEGAMEVETEISYSFCNAMANNPTTRADSPISSNPQQASVLSAPR; from the coding sequence ATGCCTCGGAGATTCTCTTATGAGGACCTGCGTACTGCAACGAAAGATTTCAAGGAAAAGCTTGGAGAAGGAGGATTTGGATCCGTGTTTAAAGGAATTCTGGAAGATGGAACAAAAATTGCAGTGAAACAATTGGAAAACATAGGACAAGGAATGAAGGAGTTCTTGGCAGAGGTTGAAACAATAGGCAACATCCACCATTTCAATCTCGTGCGGTTGATCGGCTTTTGTGCAGAGAGATCTCACCAACTTCTAGTTTACGAGTACATGAGCAATGGGTCTTTGGATAGCTGGATATTCGATAGAAATAAGAATCAAGTTCTAGATTGGCTGACCCGAAAGAAGATTATACTTGATATAGCAAAAGGATTGGCTTATCTTCATGAAGAATGCCGGCAACGAATCGTTCATTTGGATATCAAGCCTCAGAACATTCTCTTGGATGACAATTTCAATGCCAAAGTTTCAGATTTTGGGTTGTCGAAGCTGATGGATAGAGACCAGAGCCAAGTACAGACGACAATGAGAGGAACTCCAGGATATCTTGCTCCTGAATGGAAACAGCTTAGAGTTACCTTGAAAGTAGACATCTATAGTTTTGGGATTGTTGTTCTTGAAATTGTTTGTGGAAGGAAGAACTTGGATCGCTATCGTTCAGAACAAAGCAAGCATCTGCTTAGGTTGTTGCAGGAGAAGGGCGAGGAGAACCGTCTGATTGACATCATTGATGGGTCAAGTGTGGATATGCAATTGCATAGAGAAGAAGCCATGAAGATGATTAGGCTCGCAGCGTGGTGCTTGCAGGATGATCATACAAGAAGGCCTCTGATGTCTGTGGTGGTGAAGGTATTAGAGGGAGCAATGGAAGTAGAGACAGAGATCAGTTATAGTTTTTGCAATGCCATGGCAAATAATCCTACTACTAGGGCTGATTCCCCCATCTCCTCTAATCCACAGCAGGCGTCTGTGCTCTCAGCACCTAGATGA
- the LOC131239124 gene encoding G-type lectin S-receptor-like serine/threonine-protein kinase SD2-5 → MALYIFVVVILSFPFWHSSALPSFKEPSGSSREFTWSNDNSINDTIGYGDSSLGRLILKSNSTNPDGPVFACGFICTGTCDSYFLAVVILREINTSATDPQGGFPGLVWLANRDHPIRENGTLSLTSDGDLVLRDSDDTKIWSTDTSGKSIIGIILQEDGNLQLYSANFTVWESFDHPTDTLLPGQKLYEGRRLIASSSPKNWSSGQYYAEMTSAGFAAFVEADPPLMYVQLMGTKPSTSSTPTTSKKEISYTVINRTPPYQDKPPGATYARPCTYSIGCRRSAPIPGPPISESRSTTYAALDGENLALTIEKTNYSIRICPDSADGSYHYLRLGFDGHLRTYRWQKNGVLEEVYDFVVQTWDDCQYPHDCGDYGVCRGGGNCRCLEALDGSDHFKRIKGPLPNQGCSEITPLSCQSPLDRHRLVDFGNLSYFNFIDSRAADQKLKDLDACKQACLKNCDCKAAFFKYGSNTSDGDCYLLSKILSIRANPIPGADDFNSSAFFKIQLSYSAPRLPPPRLEIPLPVKSRSKEEEEEREGS, encoded by the exons ATGGCTCTTTACATCTTCGTCGTCGTAATTCTCAGCTTTCCTTTCTGGCATTCCTCTGCTCTCCCGTCGTTTAAAGAACCTAGTGGGAGCTCCAGAGAATTTACATGGTCCAACGACAATTCGATAAATGACACCATCGGCTATGGAGACAGCTCCTTGGGGAGGCTAATCCTTAAGTCGAATAGCACCAATCCGGACGGTCCGGTCTTCGCATGCGGATTCATCTGCACCGGCACCTGTGATTCCTATTTCCTCGCAGTTGTTATTCTCAGAGAAATCAACACCAGTGCAACCGATCCACAAGGAGGCTTTCCAGGCCTAGTTTGGTTAGCAAACAGAGATCATCCCATAAGAGAGAATGGGACGTTGTCTCTGACGTCCGATGGAGATTTAGTACTGCGAGACTCAGATGACACCAAGATCTGGTCTACTGACACGTCCGGTAAGTCCATTATCGGCATTATCCTTCAAGAAGATGGAAATCTTCAGCTTTACAGTGCCAACTTCACGGTTTGGGAGTCGTTTGATCACCCGACCGACACATTGCTCCCCGGTCAGAAATTATATGAGGGCCGTCGGCTTATTGCCAGTTCCTCACCTAAGAATTGGAGCAGCGGGCAATACTACGCTGAGATGACTTCTGCTGGTTTCGCTGCGTTTGTGGAAGCAgatccaccattgatgtatgttcAGTTGATGGGTACAAAACCTAGTACAAGTTCGACTCCAACTACTTCAAAAAAGGAAATTTCGTACACGGTAATAAATCGGACTCCACCATATCAGGATAAACCGCCGGGAGCAACTTACGCCAGACCTTGTACATATTCAATTGGATGCCGCCGCTCTGCACCTATTCCTGGACCACCTATTTCTGAAAGCAGATCAACAACTTATGCAGCACTGGATGGTGAAAACCTCGCCCTCACCATTGAAAAAACCAACTATAGTATTCGGATATGTCCTGACTCTGCCGACGGATCCTATCACTACCTGAGGCTGGGTTTCGATGGGCATTTGAGGACTTATCGGTGGCAGAAAAACGGTGTTTTAGAAGAGGTTTATGATTTCGTAGTTCAAACTTGGGATGACTGCCAGTACCCTCACGATTGTGGCGATTATGGAGTTTGCAGAGGAGGCGGCAATTGCCGTTGTCTGGAAGCGCTAGATGGGTCGGACCACTTCAAGCGAATCAAAGGACCATTGCCAAACCAGGGATGCTCTGAAATCACTCCTTTGTCTTGCCAGAGTCCATTAGATCGTCATCGTCTTGTGGATTTTGGAAACCTTTCCTACTTCAACTTCATCGATTCACGTGCTGCCGATCAGAAGTTGAAAGATCTAGATGCATGCAAGCAGGCATGTTTGAAAAACTGTGATTGCAAAGCTGCTTTCTTCAAGTATGGCAGCAACACTTCCGATGGAGACTGCTATTTGCTGTCCAAGATCTTGTCGATACGAGCAAACCCAATACCAGGCGCCGACGATTTCAATTCATCTGCATTCTTCAAGATTCAACTCTCTTACTCAGCACCACGTCTTCCGCCTCCTCGGTTGGAGATTCCTCTACCTGTTAAGTCCAGAAGCAAG gaagaagaagaagagagagagggatcatGA